From a single Mobula birostris isolate sMobBir1 chromosome 13, sMobBir1.hap1, whole genome shotgun sequence genomic region:
- the LOC140208200 gene encoding uncharacterized protein yields MAHQQVHTRERPFTCSVCGKGFTLSSHLLTHQQVHTGKKPFTCSECGKRFTRSSDLQRHHRVHTGERPFACSDCGKRFTESSNLLVHQRVHTGEKPFTCSVCGKGFTQSSNLQSHQRVHTGEKPFTCSVCGKGFTLSSTLQSHQRVHTGEKPFTCSDCGKGFTRSSHLQSHQQVHTGEKPFTCSVCGKRFTQSSQLLAHQSVHTGEWPFTCSVCEKRFTHSSILQRHQRVHTGEKPFTCSECGKRFTESSHLQSHQRVHTGEKPFTCSVCEKRFTWSSDLQSHQRVHTGEKPFTCSECGKRFARSSTLQRHQRVHTGEKPFTCSECGKGFTQSSNLQSHQRVHTGEKPFTCSVCGKRFTQSSKLLAHQSVHNGEWPLL; encoded by the coding sequence AtggcacaccagcaagttcacaccagggagcggccgttcacctgttcagtctgtgggaaaggattcactttgtcatctcacctactgacacaccagcaagttcacactgggaagaagccattcacctgctcagagtgtgggaagagattcactcggtcatctgacctacagaggcaccatcgagttcacactggggagaggccgttcgcttgctcagactgtgggaagagattcactgagtcatccaacctactggtacatcagcgagttcacactggagagaagccatttacctgctcagtctgcgggaagggattcactcagtcatccaacctgcagagtcatcagcgagttcacactggggagaagccgttcacctgctcagtctgtgggaagggattcacactgtCATCCACcctgcagagtcatcagcgagttcacactggggagaagccgttcacctgctcagactgcgggaagggattcactcggtcatcccacctacagagtcatcagcaagttcacacaggggagaagccgttcacctgctcagtctgtgggaagagattcactcagtcatcccaactactggcacaccagtcagttcacactggggagtggccattcacctgctcagtctgtgagaagagattcactcactcttccatcctacagagacaccagcgagtccacactggagagaagccgttcacctgctcggaatgtgggaagagattcactgagtcatctcacctacagagtcatcagcgagttcacactggggagaagccgttcacctgctcagtctgtgagaagagattcacttggtcttccgacctacagagtcatcagcgagttcacactggggagaagccattcacctgctcagaatgtgggaagagattcgctcgatcatccaccctacagagacaccagcgagttcacactggggagaagccgttcacctgctcagaatgtgggaaaggattcactcagtcatccaacctacagagtcatcagcgagttcacactggggagaagccgttcacctgctcagtctgtgggaagagattcactcagtcatccaagctactagcacaccagtcagttcacaatggggagtggccattgttatga